The proteins below come from a single Methanosarcinales archaeon genomic window:
- a CDS encoding radical SAM protein — protein MRCLIIDGYVDEPACLGVPPYISPYPRYIAGALVDKGLPAGNIHYITIDQIRTGQGLDLLQKAGIIIIIAGMTVPGKYLRGTPINIVEISDITRLANKTPILLGGPIRLGYASQGGKMATKPDIDGLTLAMADIEAYVFDIFGPGLNDPGIADHRMRSTDEIARWGVKGAFIIRHHPDFPYVMCELETYRGCARPGHCSFCTEPFYGEPDFRPIKDVVVEAEALYIQGARYFRIGRQPDLFSYHAKDTGGELLRPDPGAIEQLYKGIRNIAPELKVLHMDNANPATIAAYPEESGEIARIIVKYHTPGDVAAMGMESADPAVIKANCLKTMPEDVMDAIEIINKVGGIRGKNGMPELLPGLNFIHGLKGETKETFNLNFQFLHGLLDSGLMVRRINIRQVMAFPGTPMWKEERKNYYHDQFLKFKDKVRKQIDFPMLDRVVPVGTVLKDVLCEIYDGITFGRQLASYPLLIGIPSKLTLGRFIDVTVTGHGQRSITGIPYPLDINNADPRLISQLPGVGKKRTTSIVKGRPYKDQHELFGKIENIEEILPYIKIQ, from the coding sequence ATACGGTGTCTCATAATTGACGGATATGTGGACGAACCCGCATGTTTGGGCGTACCCCCATACATTTCTCCCTATCCCAGGTATATAGCAGGTGCATTAGTTGATAAAGGACTGCCTGCAGGCAATATACATTACATTACTATTGATCAGATTCGCACTGGTCAGGGTTTGGACCTCCTGCAAAAAGCTGGGATCATAATAATTATAGCAGGCATGACCGTTCCAGGGAAATATTTGAGGGGCACTCCGATCAATATTGTTGAGATCAGTGATATTACACGTTTGGCCAACAAAACACCAATCTTATTGGGTGGGCCAATTCGACTGGGGTATGCCAGTCAAGGTGGAAAAATGGCTACCAAACCAGATATCGATGGACTGACTTTGGCCATGGCAGATATCGAGGCTTATGTCTTTGACATATTTGGACCAGGGCTGAACGACCCTGGTATTGCAGACCATAGGATGCGCTCCACTGATGAGATTGCCAGGTGGGGTGTGAAAGGTGCTTTCATCATCAGGCATCATCCTGATTTCCCCTATGTGATGTGCGAACTTGAAACGTACCGTGGATGTGCACGTCCAGGGCATTGCTCCTTCTGCACCGAGCCTTTTTATGGAGAACCGGATTTCAGGCCGATTAAAGATGTTGTGGTCGAAGCAGAGGCCCTGTACATTCAAGGTGCCAGGTATTTCAGGATTGGAAGGCAGCCGGATTTGTTCTCATATCATGCTAAGGATACTGGTGGTGAACTGTTAAGACCCGACCCGGGAGCTATCGAGCAGCTATATAAGGGCATCAGAAACATAGCGCCTGAATTGAAGGTGCTTCATATGGACAATGCTAATCCTGCTACTATTGCTGCATATCCAGAAGAATCTGGAGAGATCGCGCGGATAATTGTAAAATATCACACGCCTGGAGATGTCGCTGCCATGGGAATGGAATCTGCAGATCCGGCTGTGATCAAGGCTAATTGTCTCAAAACCATGCCAGAGGATGTAATGGATGCTATTGAGATTATCAACAAGGTGGGCGGTATACGGGGGAAGAACGGCATGCCTGAACTTCTTCCCGGCCTAAACTTTATCCATGGGTTAAAAGGTGAAACAAAGGAGACATTTAATCTGAATTTCCAGTTCCTGCACGGGCTGCTGGACAGCGGTCTAATGGTCAGAAGGATCAATATCAGGCAGGTCATGGCTTTTCCAGGTACTCCAATGTGGAAGGAAGAGAGGAAAAATTACTATCATGACCAATTCTTGAAATTCAAGGACAAAGTACGTAAACAGATCGATTTTCCGATGCTGGATCGTGTAGTGCCTGTGGGTACTGTATTGAAGGATGTGCTGTGCGAAATCTATGATGGAATAACTTTTGGCAGGCAACTGGCTTCATATCCGCTGCTTATCGGAATTCCATCAAAGCTAACGTTAGGAAGGTTTATCGATGTCACAGTGACCGGACACGGTCAACGTTCTATTACTGGTATACCGTATCCACTGGACATTAACAATGCAGATCCCAGATTAATAAGTCAGCTTCCAGGCGTGGGGAAAAAACGCACCACAAGTATTGTCAAAGGAAGGCCATATAAAGATCAGCACGAGCTTTTTGGAAAAATAGAGAATATTGAAGAGATTTTGCCGTATATAAAAATACAATAA
- a CDS encoding geranylgeranylglyceryl/heptaprenylglyceryl phosphate synthase, translating to MNVEEKLNNVVKTQGAAHLTLIDPDSQSPQASGNIAALAAKGGTDAIMVGGSTGAFGGLLDKTIQAIKEQTDLPTILFPASASGVSAYADAVFFMSLLNSRDVNYLTTNQAIGAPLVKKTGIEPISMAYILIEPGGTVGWVGDARLIPKKKPELAIAYALAGKYLGMHYIYLEAGSGADSPVPTAMVGAVKHAVGDETMVIVGGGIRDGETASKLVTAGADMIVTGTIVEQVSDVGSKIKELVSAIKHK from the coding sequence ATGAATGTGGAAGAGAAGCTCAATAATGTCGTGAAGACCCAGGGTGCGGCTCACCTTACTCTAATTGATCCAGACAGCCAATCACCCCAGGCCTCCGGGAACATAGCAGCCCTGGCCGCAAAGGGAGGTACAGATGCAATTATGGTCGGTGGTTCTACAGGAGCCTTCGGAGGTCTGCTTGATAAGACCATACAGGCTATCAAGGAGCAAACCGACCTGCCCACCATATTGTTCCCGGCCAGTGCCAGTGGTGTTAGTGCCTACGCAGATGCTGTATTCTTCATGAGCCTGTTGAACTCCAGGGACGTTAACTACCTTACCACAAACCAGGCCATAGGTGCACCCCTTGTAAAAAAAACAGGTATAGAACCCATTTCCATGGCATACATCCTAATTGAGCCCGGCGGCACAGTGGGCTGGGTGGGGGATGCACGCTTGATCCCAAAGAAAAAACCTGAACTGGCAATAGCTTATGCATTAGCAGGGAAATATTTAGGCATGCACTATATCTATCTGGAAGCAGGTTCTGGTGCCGATAGCCCGGTGCCCACAGCTATGGTGGGCGCAGTAAAGCATGCAGTGGGGGATGAGACCATGGTTATAGTCGGAGGTGGTATACGTGATGGGGAGACTGCCAGTAAACTGGTAACAGCCGGTGCTGACATGATTGTTACAGGTACCATAGTAGAACAGGTTAGTGATGTGGGCTCCAAGATCAAGGAGCTGGTGAGTGCAATAAAGCACAAATAG
- a CDS encoding YjbQ family protein, which produces MKILTEHISFDTKGNTDVIDITPLVDQKLMDSGLKDGSVLIFVPGATGALTTIEYEPGLVKDLSDALERLAPMGLEYAHNLRWGDGNGHSHVRASFLGPSLTVPFANGKLLLGTWQQIIFIDLDNRSRTRKLIVQITGDY; this is translated from the coding sequence ATGAAAATCTTAACAGAGCATATTTCCTTCGATACCAAAGGCAATACCGATGTAATTGACATCACTCCCCTGGTAGACCAAAAACTCATGGATTCTGGTCTAAAAGACGGTTCAGTGTTGATTTTCGTGCCTGGGGCAACGGGGGCTTTGACGACAATCGAATATGAACCCGGTTTGGTCAAGGACCTGTCAGATGCGCTTGAGAGGTTGGCTCCCATGGGATTGGAATATGCACACAATTTGAGATGGGGAGATGGCAATGGACACAGCCATGTCAGAGCATCGTTCTTAGGCCCCAGTTTGACTGTACCATTTGCCAACGGCAAGCTCTTGCTTGGCACATGGCAGCAGATTATTTTCATTGATCTGGATAATAGATCGCGGACCAGGAAGTTGATAGTACAAATAACGGGCGATTATTAG